AGCCCTTGAGCTCGTGCTTGCCGATGGATTCAAAGCGCGCCACGTCGCCGAGGTCCTTGGCAAAGCTCGCATGGACGACCACTTCGCCCGGTCCGGCCAGCGCCTGCAGGCGGGCCGAGACATTGACCGGCGCGCCCAGGGCCGTGAACTCCTTGCGGAACTCCGAGCCCACGTTGCCAAGA
This is a stretch of genomic DNA from Chrysiogenia bacterium. It encodes these proteins:
- a CDS encoding adenylate/guanylate cyclase domain-containing protein, with amino-acid sequence RSMVHRIAALNKSGTLPGAIQVGIGVGIQAGSAILGNVGSEFRKEFTALGAPVNVSARLQALAGPGEVVVHASFAKDLGDVARFESIGKHELKGFAEPVEVFRLID